One genomic region from Augochlora pura isolate Apur16 chromosome 7, APUR_v2.2.1, whole genome shotgun sequence encodes:
- the LOC144473778 gene encoding uncharacterized protein LOC144473778 isoform X2 codes for MQQPQSRPLLGDSVSSTTSPTARRNNPVAVLTHQQLQQLQQLQAQNSSGQSLTFALQQTSNNPQDQGNGSTTGNHIVYVNQLNHLNQGTINPSGTGMGLPPATPTFGVGLNMGLPLSLLNTSLTSLTSNVITTSNPLLNLGLPSINTGLPTINPSLNHLNAINSNLTSNIGSNSISNGLSGLGQDLNNINTGINRLNTLNSTSLNSGLSNVNTGITNVNPNLTSLNSNVNQNLTSLSTNFTSPSSGVSGLTAINPNINANLTTTSINSGVNQGLNRPVNALTTGLTQTSLNSNSTQFPFQTIQSIQSIAPHIVGSNIAHVPSSAISQHPNSNVSTISQISNAGTLTSSSIFTSTSNEPNHSTAANVNHASNANLTTNIPHLGTMHSNISNVSTSNVQHISASNEPNMSLSHTSSLSSSQSTGFQPQRQYSQGINPGLSSSVTLTGSSQPSNVVSTINTVKSMQNIQSQNISSPSSPFSIPLKSPASNIAPPTPSPSPNRLLLRSPASNSIQSNRNSPSPVGTSTSNNNFNIQMQSPMQSPMSVSQIQSPVLSPYPPAKSPHLLSGNNSLNNRSPAPGGSPGPPVVRSNTPILQQGMQVLQIIHGTPQGYQSTPTQLVTRTHLFGNQQIQIATTKPAKQPPQILPKPPNQQTAGSQQKQQRVTTTITNQVTQQTQPQLVLAGPQPNPTAATMIPTAQGLLLNQVLPSTGPVIVQQQPGGVQLILRTPASAQQQTHTAQLTQQQLVRVVTAQGMQLQGITPTFFAVPNGFPPAASPVIRHTPSSPAPSANSGTGNSIVIQNAMVQSPQPQISQVGSGTNTGSTTCTQTVVEQSLLPPPKKKAKKKKKTKRKDDEPPKLDLASIMKISGIGDDDDIFDSDLTTEAEVSCQGQVDSSSGQNLGQLPSQVTIPTSSAQNLIQVPVPNTTNTQTSVSQTLNSQLVAQLQMPVQSTIQGQLRFALGEDGRVVLHRTPEPNQSEMDQATAQALIRSLTQGGGQNTPIISQLLGQAQTTTQTTQSTVLQRQKFVKSPLSSSVTTVTTTVSPTGPQSVTCATSPQHVQVCSKPSNQQKSVNVPQESNPVLNVCVQSNLGSLQALDMQPSKNITVQNLIPASKTTPSPNSSLVQSNSNVLTTSDVLVPKSQCTTFSVQSSRLTNPNQANTNQQNSNVSTQKSSQVRLTNACVTTNVRQNLNKISQSSAHVQKSLPNSLIVQNEHTIAKNNQNLQQGNQQDNITLQQETPMFQHNQHQQITAQTVQTQNVQHVFEQNLQTSGSNVQHNSVNMLQQQSSCNAMQHDTMNVLQHSSIQQNTINVLQQNAAGNVQNIEQNLQSGISDIAQAQQNVITSMQQQNTSAILHNASVQQNVNVQQQKVVAQANTFSSVNAQHFDSQNAANTMQQQQGLNTQQNSQHQNIVITNAPASSNTIQQNESQKVETQSTTMLNSAANNILNNAPKITPEILNALSNLNPNDQLLIANANGQMQVISQQLLQQFLAGQLNATSQVQNQNQTQKIVIGEPDANGPNLQGVQINTPTSQIIVNSSGGAPTIQNNIQNIVVQAAPSQMPQHIQIQNSGFPSQFIDNLNQQQIRNIGQTSQPKKAKIVKRTKTAVTTQNTGNVQVTKTVTVSRPTMISTNTTNLHKVDNPSKTNAVVSQSTNLIKSESTQIVTNGPVLPPSPGSHLSVPSNGQMVQRVQTIQLPAQKQQMLKTIQSQIQAILARKSGSQPDQSVLTKLYQEQAKILASGKVVSTTTHSVSSGSEASFNVNAVPTIASTITPQNSFKNQTSTVQTQTHTSTTVVTSQNLNPSIPTTVQSNTRNSYMNNLTVPQTVQGQHCIQNSQNVHQAHTKQHKTYQDHGNQILSPSSANMQIFSPPITSVATVQTNAQQLAPVQTQPTGMQQSTQCQTDPLDIKPNIQISSPIKQELSSPIQVQVQSGPPAGQVASPRMIGKGPQRIQSPVNTNSNSNKQIVSPNSNSSPLVSPRQGVKRPASSPICRQINRSDLLEQQLKIDQNGAINPDVNTPFLSKRDACKRLVRYHCLNEQLPSPKYLAKADKKFEETAKHLLTKFNSMMNKYTYLLLMESMREVRTSELMMIDRTFVADEQNILNRLREQEAKVNEFKKEEKPLVPKVEPGLTEEDKLSSPLTNVSVKRELEDDFPSDEIECKPVIKSASCTSGDYDEWVEIQKELGVYPSTTDSFKCKNSNNSSSNSACAVAVTKSSKAERTRANGECRANVSSASVSGIQNTVVKDSCEQDNTTVFERRWSSATDLERDLLEDSDSLDGLALHSQTQCPGSLHITNESGNGNEHDDITAQVQSAIDSILNLKKRPTNTLPGSSGNSASQSSESKDTVLDQAVRSILGS; via the exons ATGCAGCAGCCTCAGTCACGCCCTCTTCTCGGGGACTCAGTATCCTCTACAACTTCCCCGACTGCTCGGCGTAACAATCCTGTTGCTGTTTTAACGCATCAACAA TTGCAACAGTTGCAACAATTACAGGCCCAGAACTCGAGTGGTCAATCTCTGACATTTGCTTTGCAACAAACATCAAATAAT CCACAAGACCAAGGAAATGGATCCACGACTGGAAATCACATAGTATATGTAAACCAACTAAATCATTTAAATCAGGGTACCATAAATCCCTCGGGGACTGGTATGGGCCTACCCCCGGCCACCCCCACTTTTGGGGTGGGCCTTAATATGGGATTGCCACTATCACTTCTAAATACCAGTCTTACATCCCTCACATCTAATGTTATCACAACGTCAAATCCTCTGCTCAATTTGGGCCTGCCAAGCATAAATACAGGACTACCTACAATAAATCCTAGCCTGAATCACTTGAATGCTATAAACTCCAATTTAACTTCGAATATTGGTTCAAACAGTATTAGTAATGGTTTATCTGGTTTGGGACaggatttaaataatataaatactggaATTAATAGACTTAATACGTTAAATTCAACGAGTTTAAACTCTGGATTATCGAATGTTAACACTGGAATTACTAATGTAAATCCAAACTTGACAAGTTTAAACTCAAACGTAAACCAGAATCTTACCAGTTTAAGCACAAACTTCACCTCTCCAAGTTCTGGTGTGTCTGGTTTAACTGCTATTAATCCAAACATAAATGCAAATCTGACGACTACCAGTATAAATTCTGGTGTAAATCAAGGTCTGAATCGACCTGTTAATGCTTTAACAACTGGATTGACTCAAACTAGTCTGAATTCTAACAGTACGCAATTTCCATTCCAAACCATACAGAGTATACAAAGTATTGCACCACACATTGTTGGATCGAATATTGCACATGTACCAAGTTCTGCCATATCTCAACATCCAAATTCAAACGTTTCTACTATTTCACAAATATCAAATGCTGGTACTTTAACAAGTTCCAGTATATTTACAAGCACTTCCAACGAACCAAATCATTCAACCGCAGCAAATGTGAATCACGCTTCAAATGCGAATCTCACTACTAATATTCCACATCTTGGTACAATGCACTCAAATATATCTAATGTATCAACGTCTAATGTACAGCATATATCTGCATCAAACGAGCCGAATATGTCACTGAGTCATACATCTTCCTTAAGTTCCTCTCAATCAACTGGATTTCAACCTCAGCGACAGTATTCACAGGGAATTAACCCTGGCTTAAGTTCGTCAGTAACATTAACGGGTTCGTCTCAGCCATCAAATGTGGTCAGTAcaataaatactgtaaaatcTATGCAAAACATTCAAAGTCAAAATATTAGTTCTCCAAGTAGTCCATTTTCGATACCATTGAAAAGTCCGGCGTCTAATATCGCACCACCGACACCAAGCCCTAGTCCTAACAGGCTATTACTTAGAAGTCCAGCTTCGAATTCGATACAATCGAACCGGAATAGCCCGAGTCCTGTTGGGACATCAACgtcaaacaataattttaatatacaaatgcaAAGTCCAATGCAGAGTCCAATGAGTGTTAGCCAAATTCAAAGTCCTGTACTTAGTCCGTATCCTCCTGCAAAAAGTCCTCATCTATTAAGTGGAAATAACTCTCTAAACAACAGAAGTCCGGCACCTGGCGGTAGTCCTGGTCCACCTGTG GTTAGATCTAATACACCCATACTGCAACAAGGTATGCAAGTATTGCAAATAATTCATGGTACACCACAGGGGTATCAATCAACACCAACACAGCTTGTAACTAGAACACATCTCTTTGGAAATCAACAAATTCAGATAGCAACAACTAAGCCTGCTAAGCAACCTCCACAAATTTTACCAAAACCTCCTAATCAACAAACAGCTGGATCGCAACAAAAACAACAACGTGTTACCACTACTATTACGAATCaa gTCACTCAACAAACCCAGCCACAGTTAGTTCTTGCTGGACCTCAACCAAATCCCACAGCAGCTACAATGATACCTACAGCACAAGGCCTCCTTTTAAATCAG GTTTTGCCGTCAACCGGGCCCGTTATTGTACAGCAGCAACCAGGTGGTGTTCAACTTATACTAAGAACGCCAGCAAGTGCCCAGCAACAAACACATACTGCACAG TTAACACAGCAGCAGTTAGTAAGGGTTGTCACGGCACAAGGAATGCAATTACAAGGTATTACTCCTACATTTTTCGCTGTGCCTAATGGATTTCCTCCAGCTGCTTCTCCAGTAATTAGACATACTCCGTCAAGTCCTGCACCTT CTGCGAATTCTGGAACTGGCAACTCTATAGTGATTCAAAATGCAATGGTACAAAGTCCTCAACCACAGATTTCGCAAGTTGGATCAGGTACTAATACCGGCAGTACTACGTGTACACAAACTGTTGTTGAACAGAGTTTGTTACCACCACCCAAAAAGAAagcaaagaagaaaaagaaaacgaaacgaaaggatGATGAACCACCGAAATTAGATCTTGCtagtataatgaaaatatctgGGATAGGAGATGATGATGATATTTTTGATAGTGATCTTACAACGGAAGCTGAAGTTTCTTGTCAAGGTCAAGTTGACTCTAGTTCAGGACAAAATCTAGGACAACTCCCATCTCAAGTGACTATACCTACTAGTTCTGCTCAGAATCTGATACAAGTACCTGTACCAAATACAACGAATACACAAACTTCTGTGTCTCAGACACTTAATAGTCAACTTGTTGCCCAACTTCAGATGCCTGTACAGAGCACAATACAGGGTCAATTACGATTCGCTCTTGGGGAAGATGGAAGAGTTGTTTTACATCGAACTCCGGAACCAAATCAATCGGAAATGGATCAGGCGACCGCTCAAGCATTAATACGATCATTAACGCAAGGAGGAGGTCAAAATACGCCTATTATTTCGCAGCTTCTTGGACAGGCACAAACTACAACGCAGACTACGCAAAGTACTGTATTACAGAGACAGAAATTTGTTAAGTCTCCTCTTTCATCCAGTGTTACAACAGTTACTACTACTGTAAGTCCTACAGGCCCTCAAAGTGTTACTTGTGCTACTAGTCCACAACATGTGCAAGTATGTTCAAAACCAAGTAATCAGCAAAAAAGTGTAAATGTTCCTCAAGAATCCAATCCTGTGTTAAACGTTTGTGTGCAAAGTAATCTTGGATCTTTGCAAGCATTGGATATGCAACCATCAAAAAACATTACTGTACAAAATCTTATACCAGCGTCAAAAACGACTCCGTCACCTAACTCTAGCCTTGTACAATCCAACAGTAATGTGTTGACGACTTCTGATGTTCTAGTACCGAAATCGCAGTGTACCACATTCAGTGTGCAAAGTTCTCGATTGACTAATCCGAACCAAGCAAATACTAATCAACAAAATTCCAATGTTTCTACACAAAAATCTAGTCAAGTGCGGCTCACGAATGCTTGCGTAACTACTAACGTGCGacaaaatctaaataaaatatcacaaaGTAGTGCGCATGTTCAAAAGTCATTGCCAAATAgtttaattgtacaaaatgaACACACCATTGCAAAAAATAATCAGAATCTTCAGCAAGGGAACCAACAGGATAATATCACATTGCAACAAGAAACACCAATGTTTCAGCATAATCAACATCAGCAGATAACAGCGCAGACTGTGCAAACGCAAAACGTTCAACACGTTTTTGAACAAAATCTTCAAACATCTGGATCAAATGTTCAAcataattctgtaaatatgTTGCAGCAACAAAGCTCCTGTAATGCTATGCAACATGATACCATGAATGTTTTACAACATTCTAGTATAcaacaaaatacaattaacGTGCTTCAGCAAAATGCAGCCGgtaatgtacaaaatattgaGCAAAATCTGCAATCTGGAATTAGTGATATAGCTCAAGCGCAACAAAATGTTATCACCAGTATGCAACAACAAAATACATCTGCTATTTTGCACAATGCAAGTGTACAACAGAATGTGAACGTGCAACAACAGAAAGTTGTTGCACAAGCTAATACGTTTTCTTCTGTTAATGCACAACATTTTGACAGTCAAAATGCAGCTAATACTATGCAGCAGCAGCAAGGACTAAATACACAGCAAAATAGTCAAcatcaaaatattgttataacaaaCGCTCCTGCTTCTTCTAATACTATCCAACAGAATGAATCTCAAAAAGTAGAAACTCAGAGTACAACAATGCTTAATTCAGCGGCAAACAATATATTGAACAATGCGCCAAAAATTACACCCGAAATTTTGAATGCGTTGAGCAATTTGAATCCTAATGACCAACTATTAATTGCAAATGCAAATGGACAGATGCAAGTTATAAGTCAACAactgttgcaacaatttttggcTGGGCAATTAAACGCGACCAGCCAGGTGCAAAATCAAAACCAAACtcaaaaaatagtaattggTGAACCAGATGCGAACGGTCCGAATTTACAAGGTGTACAAATCAATACACCGACGAgtcaaataattgtaaatagttCTGGTGGAGCTCCTactattcaaaataatatacaaaatattgtagTACAAGCTGCGCCTTCGCAAATGCCGCAACATATACAGATCCAAAATTCCGGATTTCCAAGTCAATTTATTGACAATCTAAATCAAcaacaaataagaaatataggACAAACAAGTCAACCAAAGAAGgcgaaaattgttaaaagaacaaaaactGCTGTCACTACTCAAAACACTGGAAATGTCCAA GTAACAAAAACTGTTACGGTTTCCCGCCCAACAATGATATCAACGAATACAACAAACCTTCATAAGGTTGATAATCCTAGTAAAACAAATGCTGTGGTATCTCAAAGTACAAATCTGATTAAGAGTGAGTCTACTCAAATTGTCACAAATGGTCCTGTACTTCCACCATCTCCTGGAAGTCACTTATCTGTTCCCTCGAATGGTCAAATGGTTCAAAGAGTGCAGACCATTCAACTACCTGCTCAAAAACAGCAAATGTTGAAGACTATACAATCTCAAATACAAGCTATATTAGCTCGAAAATCAGGTTCACAACCGGATCAATCggttttaacaaaattatatcaagAACAAGCGAAAATTTTAGCAAGTGGGAAAGTTGTTAGCACTACGACACATTCCGTTAGCAGT GGTTCCGAAGCAAGTTTCAACGTAAATGCAGTTCCAACAATAGCATCTACCATAACGCcacaaaattcttttaaaaatcagaCGTCGACAGTACAAACTCAAACACACACATCTACTACTGTAGTAACATCGCAAAATTTAAATCCAAGCATACCAACAACTGTGCAAAGTAACACAAGGAATAGTTATATGAATAATCTTACT GTACCACAAACTGTGCAGGGACAACACTGTATACAAAACAGTCAGAATGTGCATCAAGCGCACACGAAACAGCACAAAACTTATCAAGATCATGGAAACCAGATATTGAGTCCGTCCTCTGCCAATATGCAAATTTTCTCACCACCAATAACTTCTGTAGCTACCGTGCAGACCAACGCACAACAATTAGCTCCAGTTCAAACACAACCAACAGGAATGCAGCAATCAACGCAATGTCAAACTGATCCATTAGATATTAAACCAAACATACAAATATCAAGTCCTATTAAACAAGAACTATCTTCACCTATTCAAGTACAAGTTCAAAGTGGCCCTCCTGCAGGACAGGTAGCCTCACCTAGAATGATTGGCAAAGGACCACAAAGGATTCAAAGTCCAGTAAACACTAATAGCAATTCGAACAAACAGATCGTCAGTCCTAACAGTAATTCAAGTCCTTTAGTGAGTCCTAGACAAGGTGTAAAAAGACCTGCGTCTAGCCCAATTTGCAGACAAATTAATCGTAGTGACTT gttAGAGCAacagttaaaaattgatcaaaacGGTGCGATTAATCCTGATGTCAATACACCATTTTTAAGTAAGCGGGATGCTTGTAAACGTCTTGTAAGGTATCATTGTTTAAATGAACAACTACCTAGTCCGAAGTATTTAGCGAAAGctgataaaaaatttgaagaaacgGCAAAACAtctgttaacaaaattcaacTCTATGATGAACAAATACACGTACCTTCTTTTAATGGAGAGCATg CGAGAAGTGAGGACATCAGAACTTATGATGATTGATAGAACTTTTGTTGCTGATGaacagaatatattaaataggtTACGAGAACAAGAGGCTAAAGTTAATG aatttaaaaaggaagaaaagccATTGGTGCCAAAGGTTGAACCTGGTCTTACAGAAGAAGACAAATTATCATCACCATTAACTAACGTTTCTGTAAAACGTGAATTAGAAGATGACTTTCCAAGTGACGAAATTGAATGTAAACCAGTGATTAAATCAGCAAGTTGTACTAGTGGTGATTACGACGAGTGGGTAGAAATTCAAAAGGAACTCGGTGTATATCCATCTACCACAGACTCGttcaaatgtaaaaatagtaataatagtagtagtaatagtgcATGTGCTGTGGCTGTAACAAAATCGTCGAAAGCTGAAAGAACACGAGCGAACGGTGAATGTCGTGCGAATGTATCAAGTGCGAGTGTTTCTGGAATTCAAAACACAGTTGTAAAAGACAGTTGTGAACAAGATAATACAACTGTTTTTGAGAGACGTTGGAGTAGCGCTACAGACCTTGAACGGGATCTACTAGAAGACAGTGACAGCTTAGATGGGCTGGCTTTACACTCTCAAACACAATGTCCAGGCTCTCTCCATATAACTAATGAAAGTGGGAATGGTAATGAACACGATGATATTACCGCACAGGTACAATCTGCTATTGATAGCATTCTTAATCTTAAAAAACGTCCTACAAACACATTACCTGGCAGTAGTGGTAACAGTGCATCACAGTCCAGTGAATCAAAGGACACAGTGCTTGACCAAGCAGTCCGCAGCATTTTAGGCTCGTGA